In Nostoc sp. CENA543, a single genomic region encodes these proteins:
- a CDS encoding pyridoxal phosphate-dependent aminotransferase: protein MREIQRPKISTKAKQFTESVIREMTRIAVQYGAVNLAQGFPDFPCPPELKQAAYEAIETDINQYAITWGDRLFREAIAHKVNWYLGLDINPETQITVTCGSTEAMAAVMLATIDPGDEVIVFEPYYENYSPDAILAGAIPRYITLHPPDWRFDANELRQAFNNNTKAIIINTPHNPTGKVFTREELNLIAELCQKWDVLAFTDEIYEHILYDGTQHIALATLPGMEERTITINGLSKTYSVTGWRVGYILATPELTGAIRKVHDFLTVGAPAPLQRAGVAAMQLPPSYYEELARLYRQKRDSILQILDQVSIPYFVPKGAYYVFANIAKFGYKTDIEFTNYLIKEIGVAMVPGSSFFSQPEKGNSFIRFCFSKKPETLKSAGERLLKLQSNLKIT, encoded by the coding sequence GTGAGAGAGATTCAGCGTCCCAAAATATCAACGAAGGCGAAGCAGTTTACCGAGTCGGTGATTCGGGAAATGACGAGAATAGCAGTGCAGTATGGTGCAGTCAATCTAGCGCAAGGGTTTCCTGATTTTCCTTGTCCACCAGAATTGAAACAAGCAGCTTATGAGGCGATTGAGACGGATATTAATCAATATGCCATCACTTGGGGAGATAGACTATTTCGGGAAGCGATCGCTCATAAAGTAAATTGGTATTTAGGTTTAGACATTAACCCAGAAACACAAATCACCGTCACCTGTGGCTCTACAGAAGCAATGGCTGCTGTCATGCTAGCAACTATTGATCCTGGGGATGAAGTGATTGTTTTTGAACCATATTATGAAAACTACAGCCCTGACGCGATTTTAGCTGGTGCTATACCCAGATATATCACTCTCCATCCGCCCGACTGGAGATTCGATGCAAATGAATTGCGTCAAGCCTTTAACAACAATACTAAAGCCATCATTATTAACACTCCACATAATCCCACAGGCAAAGTCTTTACACGCGAAGAACTGAACTTGATTGCTGAACTATGCCAAAAGTGGGATGTTTTAGCCTTCACCGATGAAATCTATGAACACATTCTCTATGATGGAACTCAACACATAGCTTTAGCAACCCTTCCAGGAATGGAAGAGCGCACTATTACTATTAACGGTCTTTCTAAAACCTACAGTGTTACTGGTTGGCGAGTCGGCTATATTTTAGCAACACCTGAATTAACAGGAGCAATTAGAAAAGTCCACGATTTTCTCACAGTTGGTGCGCCTGCGCCTTTGCAAAGAGCCGGAGTAGCGGCAATGCAACTACCACCATCTTACTATGAAGAATTAGCTAGACTTTATCGTCAAAAAAGAGACAGCATTTTACAGATTTTAGACCAGGTGAGTATTCCTTATTTTGTCCCTAAAGGAGCTTACTACGTCTTTGCCAATATTGCCAAATTTGGCTACAAAACCGATATAGAATTCACTAACTATCTAATTAAAGAAATTGGTGTGGCTATGGTTCCTGGTTCGAGCTTTTTTAGTCAACCAGAAAAAGGAAATTCATTCATCCGATTTTGCTTTAGTAAAAAACCAGAAACACTAAAATCAGCAGGCGAAAGATTACTAAAATTGCAGTCAAATTTAAAAATTACATAA
- a CDS encoding MBL fold metallo-hydrolase, with protein sequence MLFRQLFDKESSTYTYLIGDAATKAAILVDPVLEQVERDLQILREMGLTLHYCIETHVHADHITGAGQLRQYTGCVNIFPENAGVVGADGYIRDGEILQLGSVKIQAIATPGHTDSHMAYLVNGTHLLTGDALLIRGCGRTDFQNGDAGLLYDVITQKLFTLPDETFVYPGHDYQGHTVSTIGGEKRCNPRFVGRNRQQFIELMKNLNLPYPKKMSEALPANQHGGKIVVTLDYQI encoded by the coding sequence ATGCTATTTCGTCAACTCTTTGATAAAGAATCGAGTACCTATACTTACCTAATTGGTGATGCAGCAACTAAAGCCGCTATCTTAGTAGATCCTGTTTTAGAACAAGTCGAACGGGACTTGCAAATACTAAGAGAAATGGGATTAACTCTGCACTACTGCATAGAAACTCATGTTCATGCTGACCATATAACTGGAGCCGGTCAACTGCGACAATATACAGGGTGTGTAAATATCTTTCCTGAGAATGCTGGTGTTGTGGGTGCAGATGGCTACATCCGTGATGGAGAAATATTACAACTAGGTAGTGTCAAAATACAAGCGATCGCTACCCCAGGTCATACAGATAGCCATATGGCTTACTTAGTCAATGGGACTCATTTATTAACTGGAGATGCTTTATTAATTCGGGGTTGTGGACGTACAGACTTCCAAAATGGTGACGCGGGATTGCTATACGATGTCATCACACAAAAACTCTTTACCCTTCCTGATGAAACCTTCGTCTATCCTGGCCACGACTACCAAGGACATACTGTCTCTACTATTGGAGGTGAAAAACGTTGCAATCCTCGGTTTGTTGGACGTAACCGCCAGCAGTTTATTGAATTAATGAAAAACTTGAACTTACCTTACCCCAAAAAAATGTCAGAAGCTTTACCTGCTAATCAGCATGGGGGCAAAATTGTAGTAACCCTAGACTATCAAATCTAG
- a CDS encoding carboxymuconolactone decarboxylase family protein, which yields MTKLIEYEDSSDEVRAVYDDIRATRKTDEINNFWKALANHPPTLQRTWQAVKEVMTSPGELDPLVRELIYIAVSVTNGCEYCIASHTAAGYAKGMNETMFGELMAIVATANMTNRLANGYRIPVDEKFKT from the coding sequence ATGACAAAGTTAATTGAGTACGAAGATAGTAGTGATGAAGTCCGGGCTGTGTATGATGACATTCGGGCTACACGTAAGACTGACGAAATTAACAACTTTTGGAAAGCTTTAGCCAATCATCCCCCTACCTTACAACGAACATGGCAGGCAGTCAAAGAAGTGATGACTAGTCCTGGAGAACTCGATCCGTTGGTGCGCGAATTAATTTATATTGCGGTGAGTGTCACTAATGGCTGTGAGTATTGCATTGCTTCACATACGGCTGCGGGATATGCTAAGGGCATGAATGAAACAATGTTTGGGGAATTAATGGCCATAGTAGCTACCGCCAACATGACTAATCGTCTCGCCAACGGTTATCGAATTCCGGTGGATGAAAAATTTAAGACCTAA
- a CDS encoding SDR family oxidoreductase, with the protein MSLELKLSGKTAIVTGGSAGIGLATAKALYSEGVNVVIAARNPERLEQAVLDIQSLPTPGAKVISVSADLTQVESIEQIVSTTLAQFGQIDILINNAGSARAGSFLELGDEAFLDAWNLKLLGYIRLVRAVVPYQKNRRDGRIVNIIGGAGRTPRPNFLPGGTTNAALLNFTRGIAKELAEYNIRINAISPGLTGTERAERLAEQNAQARGVSVEEIKAESLKTIPLGKIVKPEEIANLALFLVSDLASSITGAEILVDGGTTPGV; encoded by the coding sequence ATGAGCTTAGAACTTAAACTATCAGGGAAAACCGCAATTGTCACAGGCGGAAGTGCAGGAATTGGATTAGCTACAGCCAAAGCTCTTTATAGTGAGGGTGTGAATGTAGTAATTGCGGCGCGTAATCCAGAAAGACTGGAGCAAGCTGTACTTGATATCCAATCATTACCAACTCCAGGTGCTAAGGTAATTTCTGTTAGTGCTGATTTGACTCAAGTAGAAAGTATTGAGCAAATAGTTTCTACGACTTTGGCACAATTTGGTCAAATTGATATTTTAATTAATAATGCTGGTTCAGCCCGTGCTGGGTCTTTTTTAGAATTGGGTGATGAGGCTTTTTTAGATGCGTGGAATCTGAAATTATTGGGCTATATCCGATTAGTTAGAGCAGTTGTTCCATATCAAAAAAATCGGCGTGACGGGCGAATTGTCAACATTATTGGCGGTGCAGGACGCACACCCCGCCCGAACTTTCTCCCTGGTGGTACAACTAATGCGGCTTTATTAAATTTCACACGCGGAATTGCTAAAGAGTTAGCCGAGTATAACATTCGGATTAATGCTATCTCCCCTGGTTTAACTGGTACTGAACGCGCTGAACGTCTGGCAGAACAAAATGCTCAAGCCCGTGGTGTCAGTGTAGAAGAAATTAAGGCAGAATCATTAAAAACAATACCTCTGGGTAAGATTGTGAAACCAGAAGAAATTGCAAATCTAGCATTATTTTTAGTTTCTGATCTAGCATCTTCCATCACTGGGGCAGAAATTTTAGTTGATGGCGGTACTACTCCTGGTGTTTAA
- a CDS encoding HAD family phosphatase: protein MDKIKLVIFDCDGVLIDSERIANTILLEMLNELGLFLTWEEVFDIFLGASMFICLEIVKNMLGKSPPENFASEFEQRTMQAFSTDLQPVQGIHDVLSKLNLPYCVASNSNHNWINQALIATDLLPYFSGKIFSATAVARSKPYPDVFLYAAEKMGFYPHECVVIEDTPVGVKAGVDAGMTVFGYAEVTKPEQLKAVGASVVFDDMRLLLKLLEQ from the coding sequence ATGGACAAAATAAAGTTAGTTATTTTCGATTGTGATGGTGTTCTAATAGATAGTGAAAGAATTGCCAATACTATTTTGTTGGAAATGCTCAACGAATTAGGACTATTTCTGACTTGGGAAGAGGTGTTTGATATCTTTCTCGGCGCATCTATGTTTATATGCTTAGAAATAGTGAAAAATATGCTTGGTAAATCTCCACCAGAGAACTTTGCTAGTGAGTTTGAGCAGCGCACAATGCAAGCGTTTTCAACAGATTTGCAACCAGTGCAAGGGATACATGATGTTCTAAGCAAATTAAATCTTCCTTATTGTGTTGCTTCCAATAGTAACCATAATTGGATAAATCAAGCCTTAATTGCCACAGATTTACTACCTTATTTCTCTGGAAAAATATTTAGTGCTACTGCTGTAGCACGTAGCAAACCATATCCAGATGTATTTTTATACGCGGCAGAAAAAATGGGGTTTTATCCCCATGAATGTGTAGTTATTGAAGATACACCTGTAGGTGTAAAAGCAGGAGTTGATGCAGGTATGACAGTGTTTGGTTATGCAGAAGTGACCAAACCGGAACAACTAAAAGCAGTTGGTGCATCTGTTGTCTTTGATGACATGAGATTACTACTGAAACTGTTAGAACAGTAA
- a CDS encoding NAD(P)-dependent oxidoreductase: protein MQIKTVGILSPGDMGQAVAYVLNQHGLRTIAALENRSERTRKLATAGNIQDVGSLTQLVIESDVILSILVPAAAAEVAQQVAEVIGNVGKQILYVDANAIAPQKVKSIAQIIESSGATFVDASIIGPPPRVLGRTHIYASGKQAGEFQQLSNYGLDIRVISDEIGQASGLKMSYAALTKGLTAISTELLVAAHRLGLDEQLWNEVTSSQPALAAILLRSIPSMTPKAHRWVGEMEEIAETFKDLGLTERIFYGAADVYRLVKDTSLGKETPEQSDRERKLKDIITTLSDETILTLLSNNI, encoded by the coding sequence ATGCAAATCAAAACCGTTGGTATTTTAAGTCCTGGCGATATGGGGCAAGCAGTTGCATATGTCCTCAATCAACATGGGTTGAGGACGATCGCAGCTTTAGAAAATCGTAGTGAAAGAACCCGAAAATTAGCCACCGCAGGCAACATTCAGGATGTAGGTTCTCTCACACAATTGGTCATTGAATCTGATGTGATTTTATCAATCTTAGTCCCCGCCGCCGCCGCAGAGGTAGCCCAGCAAGTAGCTGAGGTCATCGGTAATGTAGGGAAACAGATTCTTTATGTGGATGCAAATGCGATCGCACCCCAAAAAGTCAAAAGTATTGCCCAAATCATCGAATCATCGGGTGCAACCTTTGTAGATGCTTCCATCATTGGCCCGCCTCCCAGAGTTCTTGGACGCACTCACATCTATGCTTCAGGAAAACAAGCTGGAGAATTCCAACAACTGAGTAACTATGGATTGGATATCCGAGTCATCAGTGATGAAATTGGTCAGGCTTCTGGATTGAAGATGTCTTACGCCGCTTTAACAAAAGGACTCACAGCAATCTCTACAGAATTACTCGTTGCTGCCCATCGTTTAGGTTTAGATGAGCAACTATGGAACGAAGTAACTAGTAGCCAGCCTGCACTTGCTGCTATATTATTACGTTCCATTCCATCTATGACACCAAAAGCACATCGTTGGGTAGGGGAAATGGAAGAGATTGCAGAAACTTTCAAAGACTTAGGTTTAACTGAGCGCATTTTTTACGGTGCGGCTGATGTTTATCGCTTGGTGAAGGATACCTCTTTAGGTAAAGAAACACCAGAACAGAGCGATAGAGAACGCAAATTGAAAGATATCATCACTACCCTTTCTGACGAAACTATATTAACTCTATTGAGTAACAATATCTGA
- a CDS encoding vanadium-dependent haloperoxidase has product MQSEHNSSQPSQEDTQTQNEATNFQSRSGEKKRSRRFWRNGVSRRSFLNHASLFTATSFVTGIVGSSFSSSKGDVVQAREIAQGRNRNSSYIRFRQQAFQVRLQAAQNNRQIDIPPHPTNGDEERYPNKIATDTRGLPHDQKGEVDQRAYNSLIKALTTQNPDDYERIILGGTRKLVNPQGPLAISLEGINASQIAVPPPPTLDSAEQAAEAIELYWQALLRDVPFHQFAQDPNVAAAIAELNSLPGFRGPKQNGFVTPQTLFRGSVIYTDERDRSGRTTKYFTPPGVLDGPHISQFLLREIPYNTQVISPLIRTALAGRENDFLTNYNEWLTVQNGGSSGKAIKYDPTRRFIFTVRDLSELSHIGGALFFGALLILSGIGAPLNPGNPYINSKTQVGSAATFAPGHFQALLNLAPSRAIRASYWQKFYVHRRLRPEAYGGLVHNNIVNGTNYPINSQVFNSTALARTFSTFGTYLLPHAYPEGAPFHSSYTGGAASIAGVQATLLKAFFDENFIIPNPVEPDPNDPTKLIPYNGAPLTVGGELNKLATNYYIGRGHGGIHWRSDGAAGLALGEEVAISILRDERLGYNERFNGFTFTKFDGRRVTV; this is encoded by the coding sequence ATGCAATCTGAACATAATTCCTCTCAACCTTCTCAAGAAGATACACAAACCCAGAATGAAGCAACAAATTTTCAATCTCGTAGTGGTGAAAAAAAACGCAGCAGACGTTTTTGGCGTAATGGTGTGAGTAGACGTTCATTTCTAAATCACGCTAGTTTGTTTACTGCTACTAGTTTTGTGACTGGGATAGTCGGTTCGTCTTTCTCTTCCTCGAAGGGAGATGTTGTACAAGCTAGAGAAATTGCTCAGGGTAGAAATCGCAATTCTAGCTATATTCGGTTTCGCCAGCAAGCCTTTCAAGTGCGTCTCCAAGCAGCGCAAAATAATCGGCAAATTGATATTCCACCACATCCGACAAACGGTGATGAAGAACGCTATCCTAACAAAATTGCTACAGATACGAGGGGATTACCACATGATCAAAAAGGCGAAGTTGATCAAAGAGCTTACAATTCTTTGATTAAGGCTTTAACAACCCAGAACCCAGATGATTACGAAAGAATTATTTTGGGTGGTACAAGGAAGCTAGTTAACCCTCAAGGCCCTTTGGCAATTAGTTTAGAAGGAATCAATGCGTCTCAGATAGCAGTTCCACCACCACCAACTTTAGATAGTGCAGAACAAGCTGCGGAAGCTATTGAACTCTATTGGCAGGCTTTACTGCGGGATGTACCCTTTCATCAGTTCGCTCAAGATCCAAATGTTGCAGCAGCGATCGCAGAACTCAATAGTCTGCCAGGATTCCGAGGACCAAAACAGAATGGTTTTGTGACACCTCAAACCCTATTTCGTGGTAGTGTCATCTATACTGATGAGCGCGATCGCTCAGGGAGAACAACAAAATACTTTACTCCTCCAGGAGTGCTAGATGGCCCACATATCTCTCAATTTCTGTTGCGGGAAATTCCCTACAATACCCAAGTTATTTCGCCTTTGATTCGCACAGCTCTAGCTGGTAGAGAAAATGATTTCCTTACCAATTACAACGAATGGCTAACTGTTCAGAATGGAGGTAGCTCCGGCAAAGCCATTAAGTACGATCCCACACGCCGTTTTATCTTCACTGTTCGTGATCTCAGCGAATTATCACATATTGGTGGGGCTTTGTTCTTTGGAGCCTTATTAATTCTCAGTGGCATTGGCGCACCTTTAAATCCAGGCAACCCCTACATCAACTCCAAGACTCAAGTTGGTTCTGCTGCTACCTTTGCGCCAGGACATTTTCAAGCCTTACTCAACTTAGCTCCTTCACGAGCCATCAGAGCATCCTATTGGCAAAAATTTTATGTGCATCGGCGTTTAAGACCAGAAGCCTATGGCGGATTAGTCCACAATAATATTGTGAATGGAACTAACTATCCGATTAATTCCCAAGTCTTCAATTCCACAGCCTTAGCTCGCACCTTCAGCACCTTCGGCACTTATTTATTACCCCATGCGTATCCAGAAGGCGCACCATTTCATTCTTCTTACACTGGTGGGGCTGCTTCTATTGCAGGTGTGCAAGCTACTTTGTTAAAAGCCTTTTTTGATGAGAATTTTATTATTCCCAATCCTGTAGAACCTGATCCCAATGACCCCACTAAATTGATTCCCTATAACGGCGCACCTTTGACAGTTGGGGGTGAGTTGAATAAGTTAGCGACAAACTATTACATTGGGCGTGGTCATGGTGGTATTCATTGGCGTTCTGATGGTGCAGCTGGCTTGGCGTTGGGTGAAGAAGTTGCTATCAGTATCCTGCGAGATGAACGATTGGGATATAACGAACGCTTTAACGGTTTCACCTTCACCAAGTTTGATGGTAGAAGGGTGACGGTTTAA
- a CDS encoding dienelactone hydrolase family protein yields MQQITRRQFIATATLTTGFALAVKPIFAQVITTDTQGLVAGAVKIPVQGVEIPAYRALPATGRDFPIVLVIQEIFGVHEHIQDVCRRFAKLGYLAIAPELFARQGDVSKLSNIDEIRQVVAKVPDAQVISDLDATVNWAVKSSKGNTNKLAITGFCWGGRITWLYSAHNPKVKAGVAWYGRLVGNSTELTPKHPVDIASSLKVPVLGLYGGKDTGIPVETVEQMRDRLKSGSSKSEIVVYPDAPHAFFADYRPSYREKEAQDGWKRLQAWFKQYGVSA; encoded by the coding sequence ATGCAACAGATCACCCGTCGCCAATTTATCGCTACTGCGACTCTGACAACAGGCTTTGCTTTGGCCGTCAAACCGATTTTTGCCCAAGTGATTACTACTGATACACAAGGACTCGTTGCTGGTGCGGTGAAAATTCCCGTTCAAGGGGTTGAAATTCCAGCTTACAGAGCTTTACCTGCAACTGGGAGGGATTTTCCGATTGTGTTGGTAATTCAAGAAATTTTCGGTGTACATGAACACATCCAAGATGTTTGTCGTCGCTTTGCCAAGTTGGGATATTTAGCGATCGCGCCAGAATTATTTGCTCGTCAAGGTGATGTCTCGAAGTTAAGCAATATTGATGAAATTCGCCAGGTGGTGGCAAAAGTACCGGATGCCCAGGTAATATCTGACCTGGATGCCACCGTCAATTGGGCTGTGAAATCATCTAAAGGTAATACAAATAAATTAGCTATTACAGGCTTTTGTTGGGGTGGTCGAATTACGTGGTTATATTCAGCACATAACCCCAAAGTTAAAGCAGGTGTAGCATGGTATGGTCGATTGGTGGGTAATTCTACAGAATTAACGCCGAAACATCCTGTGGATATTGCCTCTAGTTTGAAAGTGCCAGTGTTGGGATTGTATGGAGGAAAAGATACAGGTATTCCTGTGGAGACAGTGGAACAGATGCGCGATCGCTTAAAATCTGGCAGTAGTAAATCGGAAATTGTTGTGTATCCCGACGCACCCCACGCCTTTTTTGCCGATTACCGTCCTTCCTACAGAGAAAAAGAAGCTCAAGACGGTTGGAAACGCCTCCAAGCATGGTTTAAACAGTATGGGGTTTCAGCCTAG
- a CDS encoding 4Fe-4S binding protein — MIELVSESRCVKCNLCVTACPTNVFDAVPGSAPRIARQSDCQTCYMCELYCPVDALYVDPNADESVPVDEETLIAAGFLGSYRKNVGWGKRRTPAAKGLPT, encoded by the coding sequence GTGATTGAACTAGTCAGTGAATCTCGCTGTGTTAAATGTAATCTTTGCGTTACTGCTTGTCCTACCAACGTCTTCGACGCAGTACCAGGAAGTGCGCCGAGAATTGCCCGTCAAAGTGATTGTCAAACTTGTTATATGTGCGAGCTGTACTGCCCCGTAGATGCACTGTATGTTGACCCCAATGCGGATGAGTCAGTCCCCGTAGATGAAGAGACGTTGATAGCAGCAGGCTTTCTGGGCAGTTATCGAAAAAACGTTGGCTGGGGAAAGAGACGTACACCAGCTGCTAAGGGACTTCCAACTTAA
- a CDS encoding ABC transporter substrate-binding protein, whose amino-acid sequence MNSQVVECGFFHRLLVSFTTVALLFTLTGCTSQQSQSSNSAVASSNTGGNSGESKTLVLKVGFISSESKLPIGPEGWALQKGTLTPGLKSLGVTEVKFIPFVGGPALNEALVSGQLDMGLYGDTPALVGKAAGLPTRLINQTRVGQNAWLITNKNGARSIAQLKGTKIGVAKGTYPHRYLMGLLDKEGLTKDVKVVQIPSADARAALERGDISAYPFATGAGPTLVSQGFPVIDQAKDHQGLVGTGVSVVTENILARHPELPQKWNQIRLEALQDIKANPEAFYQFAAQASGNVPLAIAKESYPVELYPTEPFTPEGLQLLNSTKQFLARQKLLKSDFEIKDWQIPNP is encoded by the coding sequence ATGAATTCCCAAGTCGTCGAGTGCGGTTTTTTTCACCGTCTTTTAGTTTCATTTACAACCGTGGCACTGTTATTTACCCTGACTGGTTGTACTTCTCAACAAAGTCAGTCTAGCAACTCAGCAGTAGCTTCATCTAATACGGGAGGCAATTCAGGCGAGTCAAAAACACTAGTTTTAAAAGTTGGTTTTATCAGTTCTGAGAGTAAATTGCCCATCGGCCCGGAAGGTTGGGCGTTGCAAAAAGGAACCTTAACACCAGGACTCAAAAGCTTGGGTGTAACGGAAGTCAAATTTATTCCCTTTGTGGGTGGGCCAGCACTCAATGAAGCTTTAGTTAGTGGTCAATTAGACATGGGTTTGTATGGAGATACCCCAGCTTTAGTTGGTAAGGCAGCAGGTTTACCAACTCGATTAATTAATCAAACCAGGGTGGGTCAGAATGCTTGGTTAATTACTAATAAAAATGGGGCGCGCTCAATTGCTCAACTCAAAGGGACAAAAATTGGTGTAGCTAAAGGTACTTATCCCCATAGATATCTCATGGGTTTGTTAGATAAAGAGGGTTTGACTAAGGATGTAAAAGTAGTACAAATTCCGTCTGCGGATGCTAGAGCTGCATTAGAAAGGGGTGATATATCTGCATATCCATTTGCGACGGGAGCAGGGCCAACATTAGTGTCTCAAGGCTTTCCAGTCATTGACCAAGCTAAAGATCATCAGGGATTAGTTGGTACGGGAGTAAGTGTCGTCACAGAAAACATTCTGGCTCGTCATCCAGAATTACCGCAAAAGTGGAATCAAATTAGGCTCGAAGCTTTGCAGGATATTAAAGCCAATCCAGAGGCATTTTATCAGTTTGCCGCACAAGCTAGCGGAAATGTGCCATTGGCGATCGCTAAAGAATCCTATCCAGTAGAACTTTATCCCACAGAACCTTTCACCCCAGAAGGATTGCAACTTTTAAATTCCACAAAACAGTTTCTTGCTAGACAGAAATTGTTGAAATCAGATTTTGAGATCAAAGATTGGCAAATTCCCAATCCTTAA
- a CDS encoding FAD-dependent oxidoreductase, giving the protein MNSYTHQNTSHIDLITDVLIIGGGPAGTWAAWSAASSGAKVVLVDKGYCGTSGAAAASGNGVWYVPPDPEQREAAMASREAMGGFLADRHWMTRVLDRTYDNINYLADEGYPFSVDANGQVIRRSLQGPDYMRFMRKKIKQAGVKILDHSPALELLLDAEGAVAGAKGVNRQSGEPWTVKAGAVVIATGGCAFLSKALGCNVLTGDGYLMAAEAGADFSGMEFSNAYAISPAFSSVTKTRYYDWASFTYEDGTVIEGAGSKRGRSVIAKTLLTQPVYARLDQNMDEATKAWMRASQPNFFVAFDRAGIDPFTQRFPITLRLEGTVRGTGGIRVADYTCATSVRGLYAAGDAATRELICGGFTGGGSHNAAWAMSSGYWSGQSAADYALSLGEQANQRSVRGIGEAGLRGEGNNRFSADEAIAATQSEVFPYDRNLFRSSTGLHASLERLDDLWEEIRHSHTPDDTQIVRSREAAAMVATARWMYNSGLQRQETRGMHKRMDYPQQDPNQQYRLLSGGLDKIWVKPESVVSNRELVTV; this is encoded by the coding sequence ATGAATAGTTATACTCATCAAAATACGTCTCATATTGATTTAATTACTGATGTCTTAATTATTGGAGGTGGGCCGGCTGGAACTTGGGCAGCTTGGAGTGCAGCCAGCAGTGGTGCAAAAGTCGTTTTAGTAGATAAAGGTTATTGCGGTACGAGTGGCGCAGCCGCCGCTTCTGGAAATGGTGTATGGTATGTTCCACCAGACCCAGAACAACGGGAAGCAGCAATGGCTAGTCGGGAAGCAATGGGAGGCTTTTTAGCAGACCGGCATTGGATGACTAGGGTATTAGATCGCACCTACGATAATATTAATTACTTGGCAGATGAAGGTTATCCTTTCAGTGTGGATGCTAATGGCCAAGTCATTCGTCGTTCCTTGCAAGGCCCTGACTATATGCGCTTTATGCGGAAGAAAATTAAGCAAGCAGGGGTGAAAATATTAGACCATAGCCCAGCTTTAGAGTTGCTCTTAGATGCAGAAGGTGCGGTGGCTGGAGCTAAAGGAGTTAATCGTCAATCTGGCGAACCTTGGACAGTCAAAGCCGGGGCAGTTGTCATTGCTACAGGTGGTTGTGCTTTCTTGAGTAAGGCTCTTGGTTGTAATGTCTTGACTGGAGATGGTTATTTAATGGCGGCTGAGGCGGGTGCTGACTTCTCTGGGATGGAATTTTCTAATGCTTACGCCATTTCTCCAGCTTTTTCTTCTGTCACCAAGACTCGGTATTATGATTGGGCTTCTTTTACCTATGAAGATGGTACGGTAATTGAAGGTGCAGGTTCTAAACGTGGTCGCTCTGTAATTGCTAAAACACTACTGACTCAGCCAGTTTATGCTCGTCTTGACCAAAATATGGATGAGGCAACAAAAGCTTGGATGCGAGCCTCTCAGCCTAACTTTTTTGTAGCTTTTGATCGTGCTGGTATAGATCCCTTCACACAGAGATTCCCCATCACCTTGCGTTTAGAAGGAACTGTACGCGGTACTGGTGGGATTCGGGTTGCAGATTATACCTGTGCTACTTCAGTCCGTGGACTGTACGCGGCGGGAGATGCAGCCACTAGAGAGTTAATTTGTGGTGGCTTTACAGGTGGTGGTAGTCACAATGCCGCCTGGGCAATGTCTTCTGGCTATTGGTCTGGACAATCTGCTGCTGATTATGCCCTCAGTTTGGGAGAACAAGCCAACCAGCGCAGTGTCAGGGGAATCGGAGAAGCGGGATTACGTGGTGAAGGTAACAATAGATTCTCAGCAGATGAAGCGATCGCCGCAACTCAGTCTGAGGTTTTTCCTTATGACCGCAACCTGTTCCGCAGTTCTACAGGGTTACACGCATCTCTGGAAAGACTAGATGATCTCTGGGAAGAAATCCGCCATAGCCATACACCAGATGATACTCAAATTGTGCGATCGCGGGAAGCAGCAGCGATGGTTGCAACTGCACGTTGGATGTACAACAGTGGTTTGCAACGTCAAGAAACTAGAGGTATGCACAAACGCATGGATTACCCACAACAAGACCCCAATCAGCAATATAGATTACTGAGTGGTGGGTTAGACAAAATTTGGGTCAAACCTGAATCAGTAGTTAGCAATCGAGAATTAGTTACGGTGTGA